The Candidatus Bathyarchaeota archaeon nucleotide sequence AAAAGGTTTTACTCTGGACTTTTTTGTTCGATATGACAAGGAGGGTTATGCTTTGCTTAAAAATTCGGAAGAGGGCTACTGCGTTTTTTATGATTTAGATAAGCGTAGATGCAGGATTTACTTTGATCGCCCTTCAGGTTGCAGGGTCTATCCTGTGATTTTGGATGAGGGAGAAGGCATAATTTTAGATGAGATTTGCCATTGCACAGGTTCAATTGGCGCACGAGAGAAAGAATTGCAAGGGAAAAAAGTTGTAAAGCTCCTTCAAGTTATCGATTGTGAGGCAGAAGTTAGGCGGCTTTCCAATAGAAAATAATAAATTAAACCTTCTTTTTGTGGCACTTATAACAAGTTAAGATTTTGTTCTTTTGCTCGTCAACTTCTTTTTTGGGCATTACACTAGTTTTTATCAATCTGCCGCAGCAGTCACAGATGAATTTTACTTCAGCGACTTTTTCATTTTGTTGAACTATCACAATCGGCATAATCCGAGATTCCCTTTCTCTTTTTGTCAGCGTTCAGCAAATTTTCAATATACAGTCTAATTGTGCAGTTGTTTTCTTGCGCTCTTTTGCATATTTCTTGGTGAATGCGTTCAGTAACTGTTATGCACTTATACCCTTTTCTTGGCATAAACCAATCCATTCTCCCGTACAGTACGGTACTAAACTAAATATATAATTATCGGTAAGTTAGCAATGTTAAAACTTAAATAAACGTACGTTCGGTAATACGTTTAAGAGGGGAACTACACGCCAAAAAAAGGCTATAAAACCATTACTGTAAAAGCTGAAGTTTACGATTACTTTTTCAAAGAATGGCTAAATGTCAAGGAAGAATATACAATCAATAAAGGCATCCGAAGCTTCTCAGCCTACGTGACCTACAAACTTGCCGAACTAATAGCTGAAGACAAGAAAAACAACCCAAAAAATAAGAAAACAACCAGCTAAATGCTACAGCTTTAAATAACCCTAACCTCTTTTCTTGAACGGTGAAAAATTATGCCCTGCACAGTGATTGTTGGTGCTTTCTGGGGAGACGAAGGCAAAGGAAAAATCATATCATATCTTGCTTTGAAAGATAATTTAGATTTTTGTGTACGAACAGGCTCAGTTAACGCAGCCCACACCATCTGGTATGAAGGAAAAAAATATGCACTCCACATGGTTCCCGCGGCTTTCATTAACCCAAAAACAAGGCTACTGATTGCTGCAGGAGCAAACGTGCACATTCCAACATTCTTCTCAGAAATGGAACAAACCCAAGTCCCCAAAAACCGAATCGGCATCGATCAAAACGCCTCCATAATCGAACAAAAACACGCCGACATAGACAAGGCATCTGCTGTCAACAAGGGCATCGGAACCACTGGTCGCGGTGTTGGACCCGCAATCGAAGAACGCGTCAGGCGCACAGCACTGTTGGCAAAGGATGCACCTGAAATTAAAGAGTACATTGCAGACCAAATTCAAGAAGTTAACGACGGCTTAGATGCGGGCAAAAGTGTTGTTTTAGAAGGCACACAAGGGTTTATGCTGTCACTTTTCCTCAGCGGCGGCTACCCCTATGTAACAAGCAGAGATACAGGAGCGTCCGCAATTGCTTCTGAAGCAGGTGTTGGACCTACCCGTGTGGACGATGTCATGATAGTTTACAAATCTTTCATAACCCGCGTCGGAGCTGGACCCTTACCTGGAGAAATGACCAAAGAAGAAGCCCTATCAAGAGGATGGTTTGAAGTTGCCGCTGGAACAGGAAGAGAACGCAGAAGTGCACCCTTCAATTTTGAATTGGCAAAGAAAACTGCCAAAATCAACGGTGCAACACAAGCCGCACTCACAAAACTTGACTGCATTTATCCTAGCTGTAAGGGCGCACGCAAATTTGATGATTTGCCTGCTGATGCTAAAGCGTTTGTAAAAGAAGTTGAGGTTAAAACTGGGGTTCCTGTGACGATTATCGGTACTGGTCCAGAAGCTTTAGACATAATTGACAGGCGTTGATCATCTAAAATTTTGTGCTCTTTTTCGGATTCTTAATTATGGAAAAGACTTAAACGAGCCAACTAATTCTGTCAATAATATAAGCGGTGAACACAAATGCAGATTCCACCTCCACCAAAGGACACACAGAAAATAACAGCAGGTATTCTGGTTCTGATTTTTGTTGCTGGAGCCCTTGTCAGCGGCTTAGCTGGGTACTTTATTTTTTACAATTCAGGAGGCAACAGTGACAAAATTAATGGGTTATTAAGCCAAATATCCGCCTTACAGGGCACCCAAAACACTACGGTTCAGTACATCACAATTTATCAGAACCAAACCTCACTTGCAAACCTGTTTGAGACTGTTAAGGATTCAGTTGTTCTGATTAAAGGAATTGAAAATGATGGCTCAAGCATTCAAGGTTCAGGGTTCGTGTATGATTTTTCAGGCAGAATGGTCATCATCACAAATTACCATGTTGTTGAAGACACAACCAGCATAAGCGTAACCTTCACCAACGGCAACGGCTATGCCGCAACTGTTCTAGGCAGCGACCCCTATGCTGACCTCGCAATTCTAAATGTTAACGCAAAACCAACCGATTACAAACCCATTCAAATCGTAAGCTCATCTGGACTTCAAGTCGGCGAACAAGTCATAGCAGTTGGCAACCCATACGGACTAGTTGGTTCCTTAACCACAGGCATAGTCAGCGCCACAGGACGCTCCATAACGGAAGACACCTCAAAAAGCAACTTCGCAATCCCAAACATCATCCAAACAACAACACCAATCAACCCCGGCAACTCAGGAGGTCCCCTGCTAAACGCAGACGGCAAGGTCGTGGGCATAACCACCGCGATTGTCTCTGAATCACAAGGACTGGGATTTGCCATTCCATCCGACACAATTCTTAGGGAAATTTACGCGCTGGTGAATACTGGCTCATACTCAGGTCACAGCTATCTGGGTGTTACAGGCGGCGACATGACCTATGAAAAAGCCCAACAGATAGGTTCAAGCATAACTTATGGCTACTATGTCGAAACCGTTTTCACAGGTGGTCCATCATCAGGGGTTTTGCAGCACAATGACATAATAGTTGCAATGAACCACCACACTATCCTTAGCAGCGATGACTTAGCCAGTTACCTTGAAGCCAACACATTGCCCGGGCAAAGTTTGATTTTGACCATAATTCGAGATAATCAAAGCCAAGATGTCACAATGACTTTAGGCACAAGACCACCCATATCAACCTAAACCACTTATCCTTCAATGATAGACCCCTCTATGGTTTCTGCAATGAGTTTCTATTTGGAGCCTAATAGACGGCAAATAGGCATGTTGAAAGGGTTATCGGTGACGTGTTGCTGTACCAAATCAACCACATAATCTTATTTTAACTAAAAAGAGTAAAAACATGGCTTTACGTCCAAACGGCACAGAGCTTTGTGTTGAGGTTTTTGTTTTGTTGATTCGTCATTTAATGATAAAAGATATTGTAACTGCAAAAAAAGAAGAAACTATCAAAGACAGCGTTGCGCTTATGTTTAAGATGCATGTGGGTTCTATTGTTATTGTTGATGAAAAGAAGAGTTGTAATGGGCTTGTTTCTGAACGGGACATTTTACGGTTTATTGCTCAAGGCTTATCTTTGGATTTGCCGCTCGAAGAAGTAATGACCAAAAATGTTATCACTATACCCGAATATGCAACGTTTGAGGATGCAAAAAGAATATTTCGGGAACGTAAAATAAGGCATCTGCCTGTGGTGGACACTGAAAACCGGTTGGTTGGGCTGCTCTCTATTAGGCAACTTTTTGATGATTTTTTTGACATGTAAGGTTATTTTATGAAACGTTTTGAAGGTAACCCCATTCTGGAACCAATCGGATCACACCCTTGGGAATCAAGAGCCGTCTTCAACGCAGGCATCTTTCAGTCTAACGGCAAAATCCACATGCTTTACCGTGCAATGGGTGCCGACAATATATCCCGCTTAGGCTATGCTGTTTCCTTTGATGGATATACCATTGACTATCGCTCTCCTGAACCTATTTTCAGTCCAGAGAGCCGAGAAGAACGCGACGGTTGCGAGGACCCAAGAATAACCCTAATTGACAATGTCTTAATCATGGCGTACACAGCATTTGGAAAATATGCCTACGAACAAGTCTACCAAATTGGCATAGCAGTAACGACAATTGATGAATTCTTCAAAAATCACTGGCAGGACAGCGTGCGAAAACTGGCTTTTCCCGGCATCGAAAACAAGAATGCACTTGTTTTTCCCAAAAAAATTGGGGGGGAATACTTGATGTTTCACCGCTTGGGACTAGATATTTGTTTAGCTAAATCAGTTAATCTTAATGATTGGCACGGACTCAAGTTTGTGATGGGACCGAGGCAGTTTGGCTGGGATTCATGGAAAGTAGGCACTACAGGCTTGCCAATTGAACTAAATGAGGGCTGGCTTTTTATTTATCATGGCGTCAGCAACGCCAAAGTTTACAGTATCGGAACCGCGTTGCTTGACCGAAACTATCCTGAATACGTGATTTACCGTTGCCAAGAACCGATTCTCAAGCCTGAAATGCCTTATGAACGCTTTGGTAAGGTGCCCAACGTGATTTATAGCTGTGGAAATGCCCAAGTTGATGGTAAAATTTTGATTTATTATGGCGGCGCTGACAGCGTGCTGGCGGTTGCAAGTTTTGATTTAGCTGAACTTTTACCAAAAAAATAATGAATAGACCAAGAAAGCAATGATATTGATTAAAAGGGTGTTAGCTATAATTACTGTAAGGTAAAAGGTATGACTGAAGGAAATAATGTTTACAGGTGCGGTTGCTGCATCGGCAAGCCA carries:
- a CDS encoding YkgJ family cysteine cluster protein, which codes for MHCSHCGICCSETEMLLSKKDIARLRKKGFTLDFFVRYDKEGYALLKNSEEGYCVFYDLDKRRCRIYFDRPSGCRVYPVILDEGEGIILDEICHCTGSIGAREKELQGKKVVKLLQVIDCEAEVRRLSNRK
- a CDS encoding adenylosuccinate synthetase, which codes for MPCTVIVGAFWGDEGKGKIISYLALKDNLDFCVRTGSVNAAHTIWYEGKKYALHMVPAAFINPKTRLLIAAGANVHIPTFFSEMEQTQVPKNRIGIDQNASIIEQKHADIDKASAVNKGIGTTGRGVGPAIEERVRRTALLAKDAPEIKEYIADQIQEVNDGLDAGKSVVLEGTQGFMLSLFLSGGYPYVTSRDTGASAIASEAGVGPTRVDDVMIVYKSFITRVGAGPLPGEMTKEEALSRGWFEVAAGTGRERRSAPFNFELAKKTAKINGATQAALTKLDCIYPSCKGARKFDDLPADAKAFVKEVEVKTGVPVTIIGTGPEALDIIDRR
- a CDS encoding CBS domain-containing protein, which produces MALRPNGTELCVEVFVLLIRHLMIKDIVTAKKEETIKDSVALMFKMHVGSIVIVDEKKSCNGLVSERDILRFIAQGLSLDLPLEEVMTKNVITIPEYATFEDAKRIFRERKIRHLPVVDTENRLVGLLSIRQLFDDFFDM
- a CDS encoding trypsin-like peptidase domain-containing protein; this encodes MQIPPPPKDTQKITAGILVLIFVAGALVSGLAGYFIFYNSGGNSDKINGLLSQISALQGTQNTTVQYITIYQNQTSLANLFETVKDSVVLIKGIENDGSSIQGSGFVYDFSGRMVIITNYHVVEDTTSISVTFTNGNGYAATVLGSDPYADLAILNVNAKPTDYKPIQIVSSSGLQVGEQVIAVGNPYGLVGSLTTGIVSATGRSITEDTSKSNFAIPNIIQTTTPINPGNSGGPLLNADGKVVGITTAIVSESQGLGFAIPSDTILREIYALVNTGSYSGHSYLGVTGGDMTYEKAQQIGSSITYGYYVETVFTGGPSSGVLQHNDIIVAMNHHTILSSDDLASYLEANTLPGQSLILTIIRDNQSQDVTMTLGTRPPIST
- a CDS encoding glycosidase, translated to MKRFEGNPILEPIGSHPWESRAVFNAGIFQSNGKIHMLYRAMGADNISRLGYAVSFDGYTIDYRSPEPIFSPESREERDGCEDPRITLIDNVLIMAYTAFGKYAYEQVYQIGIAVTTIDEFFKNHWQDSVRKLAFPGIENKNALVFPKKIGGEYLMFHRLGLDICLAKSVNLNDWHGLKFVMGPRQFGWDSWKVGTTGLPIELNEGWLFIYHGVSNAKVYSIGTALLDRNYPEYVIYRCQEPILKPEMPYERFGKVPNVIYSCGNAQVDGKILIYYGGADSVLAVASFDLAELLPKK